CAATGCGTCCAGAATCGGATCATTTTATAAGACAAAGCTTGCGAAAATGGGAATGGATTCGGAAAATGTTACCGTTCTTACAGCAGGAGACGTTACCATTGAGTATCTGAAAACCTTCTACCCGGGAAAAAGAGTTTATCTGAACGGGACCCCCCTGTTAGAACAAAGCTTTTTAGAGGCTGGAATTCAATTGGTTGTGGATGATCCGGATGTGGTGATTCAAAGCTTTGACAAAACATTGACTTATGAAAAACTGGAAAGAATCTGTAATTATATCAGAAAAGGTGTACCATTTTTAGCGACTCATATGGATACCAATTGTCCGACAGAAGACGGATTTATTCCTGACTGTGGTGCCATGTGTGATTTAATCATTTCCTCTACAGGTGTGAACCCAAAATTCCTTGGAAAACCTTGTAAGGAAACCTTGGATATGGTGCTGAAAAAGACTGGATGCAGTGTAGATGAAATTGCATTTGTCGGTGACCGTATTTATACCGATGTTGCCACTGGTGTAAACAACGG
This window of the Mediterraneibacter butyricigenes genome carries:
- a CDS encoding HAD-IIA family hydrolase; its protein translation is MNELKQRVLSDVKMFVLDMDGTFYLGDQLIEGSLEFIDKVKETGRDFIFFTNNASRIGSFYKTKLAKMGMDSENVTVLTAGDVTIEYLKTFYPGKRVYLNGTPLLEQSFLEAGIQLVVDDPDVVIQSFDKTLTYEKLERICNYIRKGVPFLATHMDTNCPTEDGFIPDCGAMCDLIISSTGVNPKFLGKPCKETLDMVLKKTGCSVDEIAFVGDRIYTDVATGVNNGAKGFLVLTGEADMKTVEESDVVPTCIFDSLYEMSSYLS